From Triticum aestivum cultivar Chinese Spring chromosome 7B, IWGSC CS RefSeq v2.1, whole genome shotgun sequence:
ACCCTTCGTCCTCGAGCTCCCCTGCCACCCCGCATCGACTACAGGCTCCTGGTGAGCTCCGCCTTCTCCTTCTCCCGCTCTCTTGAGTCTCTGGTGCCAGCTAGCCGGCCTCCACCTTGCACTAGGCGGCGTGCACAAAAGCTAGCCAAGGCTGGCGAGGACACGGGAGCGTTCGCGTTGGCAAGAGGAGGaagagtggtggaagagaggatgACGAGTGGGCCCTAAGCCAGCCTAATATTTGAGCCAACGGTGTGAGTTGTTTCCATGCCACGTCATCACTCGCGTAGGGAACCAGTTGTCAGTTTTCGTGTTAAACTGCTCTAATTGACGGATCGGTGTTTTCAGCAAACTGTCAGTACAATACTggatgttttttgcaaaaaaatcgaAACATGATGGTTTTTTAATTTAGGGTTCACAaaagtggtggttttttgcaatttactccggACCAGGCGGTACAGGGGGACGACCTGCTCGTCTTGATCATGCTGGGGACCGGAGCTTCGTCCTTCTCCACGGCTACACGCACTCCCTCGACCTCCCGTGGCAGCCTCTTAGACTAGTACCAAATTTTTTGAAACGAGTACTAGTACCAAATTCACCGCACCGTGCAGTCGAGATCAAGATTTTAGTTTCCTTTTGTTGCGGGAAAAGACCAAAGACTTCACGAGACGGCCAGTCGCTTGAACTGCCTAGGCACTGCATTCCGCATAGGCAGGGCACAAGGAGCTGATCATCTCTGTCATTATTCAACGACCCGGCCGAACTACGAACACATGCCTTGAGTATGTAGTAGAGCATTGAATAAGTCAGTGTTTGCTAATGCTTTGTCCCGTGCATCATTTGTAGGTTCGATCGAAGGAACAATCAGGATATATCGGATTGGGCAAACAAACACCGTGCGTGGATAGAAATTTGGAATCAAAGAGACACGTTAGTGCAATCAGAGAATAGACCTCGCAATCAGTCAGCATATAAGAAGTATCAAGTGTGGTATGCGGATCGTTACCGGTTAAAGCTGAAGCCAGGTTGGACTCACGAGGAGTGGTCGGAGTTGgtgtctgaagacccggagactacAGAAGGTTATCATACCTTCAACACGGCTGTGAGAGACACCAGAGGGGCTCATGTTGACTACGCACCGATGCATGACGAAATGGTAGTCTGTTTGATCTATTCTAACATACTTGCATCATGTTGTCTTTCTTTCAAATACATAAGTTTGGTGTGCTCATGAATTGCAGGGCAGAGAGTTGCTTCTGTGCGTCAACGATGCCAATGTTGCACTGAGTCATCCACCTGGTGGTGCATTATCTGAGAGGACTCTTAGGAGCACGATGGAGGTTAGTCGCAATATATTATAAAAGTTTTTTTCGCGGATTAGTtatttgcatctcatatcatagcaTATTTTGTGTTGTCGCAGAAGTTCAAGAAGCGGTTCCATAAGATGGTAGCTATGCTTTCTTGCCATGGTGCTCAGTCCAGTGACGTATATGCACCAGGTAGCCGCGCCGCCAGAGCTAATAAACGGCGTTATGTCCAGAACGAagaggacatagaggaggaggtcaATGAAGAGGAGCCAGCACATCAAGAGGAGCCAACACATCATGATGAGCATGAGTATGATGTAACACATCAAGAGGATCATGAGTAtgatgttgatgctccacaaccatcACAGGTTACACAACCGACACAAGGCAATG
This genomic window contains:
- the LOC123158287 gene encoding uncharacterized protein, translated to MHDEMGRELLLCVNDANVALSHPPGGALSERTLRSTMEKFKKRFHKMVAMLSCHGAQSSDVYAPGSRAARANKRRYVQNEEDIEEEVNEEEPAHQEEPTHHDEHEYDVTHQEDHEYDVDAPQPSQVTQPTQGNARSRKGKAIAKTPGQKGRKKIWNTQFHSPEYPHQFMPAGMQRYKSNIDAEAEEASEEEEHEASEEEEHTLADIVKRGRKK